The sequence ATTTAACTTGTTTGCTGATTTCTCTATTATTGGCTATGCAGCTAGAGTTTGACACCCTAATTTAACATTTTGCTAACTGTTTCGATTTTAGAACTCTGATTTTGATAACACCTTAACCCTTCCTTTTTAATAGGGAGGGACTAAATTTATTTTTGTTGATATTATCTTAAGCCAATGGATTGTTGTTAATTTTAGTTAGGAGATAATTCGATCTGTCACATTTAGTATTTAGGCACTGATTACGCTTTGATTTGATTACTAAAGAGCCTAAATATTATTAACTATTTAAGGATACTTCGTTCCCGGCTTTACAATCGTCCGCTACCTAGTACTCTGGCAAGCCACAATTGCCGGGTAAGGGCAGGCAGGGGGAGCAGGGGAAGCGGAGGGAGCAGGGGGAGAAAAAACTTTTTATTTCCACGCTAAACCCAGCAAAGTTCGCTTGGCGAACCACTAGATTGGATTAAACTAAGTCTATACCAAGCGTTCTTGCTTGTAGACTAGCCCAAAACAATATGTTGCTGATTTCTTAAAGACACGCTGCTTTCATGCAAAGATTATAACCCGGCTAATATAGGTTTGGTTTTGCGGGGTATTCCTTCAGCCCTATTTATCTAGAATAAGTAAGCATTACATCAATTAATATTAAGAATAAAACTAACTTATCATATTGATAATTAAGATAATTTATACGACTTTCTTTAGAGAATACAAGGCTAGTCATGTGTATAATAAATTACTTCTATAGCCTAAGTAAATAATTTTCCAGCAGAAAAAATAAATTTATTTATTTAAGTATTTCTGCAAACAGAATATCAATATTTTTACATTTAATATATAGCTGCATCCATATTATTACTTATGTAGTTGTTGCCGCGCGCATCGCATAAGTAAAGACTTTGATACTTTATCAAAACTAAAAATCGGTAAAATTATGAATAAAATCATACAAACTCAGGAATTAGCAATAGCGATTACAGCTAAAAATCTGAATCCTAGTGTTGTTAACTTTGATTTTTTACAGTATAGCAACATCATTTCATCGGAATGGGAATTAGCGCGTAAGCCAGTATATACAAAAAACTTGACACAACTTGTCTTTAAAAATGGGATTGCAATTGTCGTACAACCTAAACGAGTTATTTTTGCTGAAGCTACTGATGGAAAAGAGATTGAAGAATTACAAATCCCGCAATTGGCATCTAAGTATATAGATAAGCTACCTAATATAGAATATCAAGCTGTAGGAATTAATCCCAAAGGCTTCGTAACTTTCACAGAGTCAAACGATGCTACCAACTATTTATCAAATAATTTACTTGCTTCAGGAGAGTGGCAAGAATTTGGTAGTACTCCTGTAAAAGCTGCCATTCAATTAGCTTATACTCTAGAGCGTTCTCAGTTTAATTTAACAATTAACGAAGGATTACTACAAATTTCAGAAGAAAAGTCCGTACCGGCGGTATTATTCTCAGGTAATTTTAATTACAGTATTAACGACAACGAAGCCCAAACTCGTTTACAAGATTTGAATCAAATTATTCGTAACTGGAAAAAGGATTTAGAAACTTATAAAGAAATTATTAACAATAAATTTCTATCTAATAAGGTGAATAATAAAAATTTGATTCCTTTTGGTGTTCCGATTTCTCCATCTGTCTAGAGTCATAGACTGATTGCCAAGAATATTCTTTAGTTTGAGACTGAATATGGTTAAAGATTAAATCGTAAAAACACAGATGATTATAAACCCGGTATTATTTTAAATACTGGGCTTACTTGTCTGTTTTAAAAATCGAAAATTTTTACAATTTTTATGAATTAGGGCTTAGATAAACCCTCTTCAAGTAGTATAAGTTAGGGAAGCTTTATATTTAGAAGACTTAAGTGTTAATTCTATTTAGCAATTACACTGATATTACCTCTAATTTGTACCCCTTAAGCAATTTTACGGTTTTCAGATAAAATCTTTACTAGATATAAAGGAATACATACCTTTTTTTACATCGGTATTAGCTAGGATGCCCTGTCTACCTACTCCAAACAAGCTATGACTGTTACGCTGACTAAATACCCCGCACCATTACTGAATAAGATTGGCACCTACGTTTGCCAAGCAGTTATTTATATTCAGCAACAGCAACCAGAATTATTGCTTGACAAATATAGGAGTATATCTTGGCGTGACAATAACAATCAACTGCGTCTAAAAACAAAACTAATAGAAATAATTGCTAATACTGGGGATTGGGAATTATTAGTTAACCGTGTAGAAGGGTTTATTCATACTTTACTAATATCTAATTCTACGAATACTCCTGTCTTAATCAAATTACAAGAAAAAATTCGCCATTTAAACCCCAATACAGTTGTAGAATCAAACTCTTCTAATCAAAAACAAGATAGAAACTCTCCGGAATTGACTCAACAGGAAGCTGTAGCTAAAGCAGATAAACAAAATATTTCTGAAAATCAACCTGACAATAACTCTACTAAATCGATTCCGGAAGAAGCTTTAGCTACAGCAGGCGAACAAACTATTTCTGACAATAATCAAGATGTAAATTTTGTAAATACACAAATAGACGAACAAGCAGTCAATCAACAGCACAGCACGATCGCAGCATTACTTATAGATGCAGAGAATACAGAAATTACCACAGAAACGGAACAATTTTTAACAGATTTTTCTACTAGCCCCATTCAAATCAAAATTGCCTTTGCAAATTGGCAGAATATGGGTACTAAAGATAACGAATTTCACCAACGCGACTACGATTTAATGCATGTTCCTTGCTGTCAAGATAACGCGGATCAAAAAATTATCGCTTTTGGATGGACAATTGATAAATATTTTCCGAAAGTTAAAGAAGTTTTGCTATGTGCATCGGACAATGTCATGAAAAACCTATGCAATTATCTTCAAGACAAGGATTTAACCGTTTATCACGTTAGTCAACATGCAAGCAATTTGACTATTTTGAATGGTACAACCAATGAAACTCATAACCACACCATTTTACCTTCAATAGAAAAACTTCTATGTCAGATAAAAGAGATAATTGAAGAACAAATTACCGAGAAATCAAATCAATGGATAAAGCTCTCCAAAATCTGCAAATTATTTAAAGAAAAGTATAGCTTTGGTATAAACAAAGTTGTGTCTCATCACCTCCCTGGTAATAATGTCAAAAATATCTTTGTCAATAAGCCTGAGTTCGTAATTCATCAAATACCCGAAAGCCCAGAGTTATATGTTACTTTGTTCAAGATACCAACTCAGCAAAATACAGATGATAATCCGTAAATCGCGATTAGCGAAAATTAATATAATTGTTCTATAACTCAGTTTATTCAATAAATTTGCAAAAAAAAGAACTATTTCCTGCTTAAGAGTGAATTGAAAAATCGGCAAAAAAGGCAAAATTAACACCAGACAAGCCCTTATAGTGCCTTTTTCTTCAATCAAAATGAGAATTGCTTACGTTCACTTCTATGTTGAAGATGCCAAAACTTGGTGTGATTGGTTTGTACATCATCTTAATTTTCGTAGATTAGATGCCGATGCCCTAAGGCGTTGTTTTCCCGTTAGTGTAAATACAGATTCTCATACCTCCACCGAAGTAGTTACAAGCGGTGTAGTTAGCTTTGTGCTGTCTTCAGCAATATCTTCCATCAGCCCAGTAGCTAAATATCTGAGCCAGCATCCACCTGGAGTTGTAGATGTCGCATTCGAGGTAGACAATTTACCAGCGATTATTGCTAAAGCTAAAGCCCATGGCATAAAGTTTATAAAACCCACAGTGCCGCAATACACAAAAGACAAGGCTTACACTAACCAAATTAAGCTAATGGCTTGGGGGGGACTTACGCATACTTTAGTGCAAAAACAATTTATACAGAATGCTGTTGAAGATTATTCCTCGAATGCTTTTATCCAAGCCATCGATCACATAGTCTTAAATGTCCCTATCGGAAATTTACAGCCTGCTGTTGCTTGGTACCAAAATATTTTAGGTTTCCGCGAGCAGCAGAAATTTAATATTCAAACTGAATATTCTGCTTTACACAGTCAAGTAATGGTTTCCCATGATGGCAGCGTACAACTACCTATTAACGAACCTGCAACTGCTAACTCTCAAATTCAAGAATTTCTCAGCGCTAACCAAGGTGCCGGAATTCAACATATTGCTTTACAAACCAGCGATATGATTAGTAATATCACCAAATTTCGCAGCCGTGGAGTTGCTTTTTTGCCTATTTCTCAAAATTACTATTCTAATTTACAGAAGCGAACTAATTTACCTCTCAAACCAAACGAACTCGTCAAAATTGCAAAACAAGAAATTTTAGTAGATTGGAAGGAAGATTCCCCTAATGCTTTACTTTTACAAATCTTTACAAAACCTATTTTTCCCCAACCTACTTTTTTCTTTGAGTTTATAGAGCGTAGGCAATGCGCTCGAGGCTTCGGAGAAGGTAACTTTCGCGCCTTATTTGAAGCAATGGAACTCGAACAAATCAAGCGTGGAAGCTTATAAGTATAAGGTTTGTTTTGGCAGCTATTGATAAAGTGGTGGGACATTTTATTTGTTGGATCTCCCAAATCTATCCCTTCTAGAGAAGCTACGGTGTACATACAAGCGCTCTCCGCATAGCTTTGGGGGATTCAACCCTGTTAAATTGTTATTGCCAGCCTAGCGAAGTAATCAGCTTCGCTTATTGCTTCGTCGTTCCTCCTGTCTATGACATGGCTTTGATCTATTTTGCGAATAGCTCAAAGCTTTGTTGCGGTTAGCGTTTTAAGCCTTGCGTGTATACGGTAGCCTAAAAAGAATAAATAAAAATTTATAGATTTTAAAGCTGCTTCAAATCAAACTATTATTCAAAATAATTTTCATAACCTCATACCATTTATTTATAAAGATGCGCCGAATTTAGCCCGTGTAGACGGTGAATCTAGTTGGGGGTGTCGGTTTGGGTCCCCCAAACTAGTGTTACCCTAACGGGTCACTTCGTGAACGCGGAGCGTCTCCCGGAGGGAGATACCCGGAGGGGCTTTGTTTAAGTAGCTCCACTATAGCTAGAGTGTTAGCGGAGCGTGTCCGTAAGGACATGGGCGATTGAGCGCAGCTTCATACAGAATTGGTATTACACTAAAATATGAAATTAATTTACTTATTAAATCTTTACGATTGCTAGCTAGCAACAATTGCGATAATTTGTAAATACACTTTAGTTATGATTTGTAATGATAAGAATTATTACAGATTTTGATGGCCCAATTAGTGATGTTTCCGAACGTTATTATCAGGTATATATATTGTGTCTAGAAAAAAATCGCCATCAAAATCAACAAGTACGAACGCTTTCCAAAACAGAATTTTGGGAATTGAAGCGTTCGCGCATTCCTGAAAAACAAATAGGTATTATGTGCGGTTTGGAAGAAAAGCAGGCGGAAAGTTTTGCTCGATTGCGAAAGCAAACTGTACATACGCAGCCATATTTTGAGTTTGATACTTTAGCCAAGGATGCAGTAGAGGCTTTATCAAAAGCACAACAAGCTGGCATTGATTTGGCGGTAATGACTATGCGCCGAGTGCGGGAATTAGAATATGCTTTAGAAAAATTTAAATTATACGACTATTTTCCAGCCAATCGTCGTTATTGTCTTAATAATGATTACGTCAAAACTCGTGATATAGATGATAAACCTTTACTTATGCAACGTGCATTAAAAGAATTGTCGCTTGTAGAAAATACTTGGATGATTGGGGATACAGAAGCTGATATAACTGCCGCAAAAAGATATGGTGTTAAGTCAATTGCTGTAGAGTGCGGAATTCGCGATCGCGCTCAGCTTGAAGCCTATAGCCCAGATATGTTTATGAAAAATTTGATAGAAGCAGTTGATTTTATACTTAGAAACTAACCGCATTTAATAAACATTAAAATTATCAATAAAAAATGGGTTTAAGGGAATTAATTGTTACGTCGGAGCCGTAACTGCCAACTAAAGATTCCCTATTTTCCCAATAAAACTTATTTCAGAAAACTGCAAATTAACCACAATAATACAAAAGTGACTACAGTTGCAAACTGATTAGTCGTAAAATTGGCAGATTGCAATTGTTGTACAAGTGGACTAGCAATCAGTCCCCCAACAATTAAACCAACTATCAAACCAACTAAAGTCAATAAAGCTGCTCTCCCAAATCTACTTTCTTTACGATTAAGAAAATAGATACTTACTCCAACCCCAAGTACTAGCATCAATTGTAAAACTTGGTCGCCTCCGCTCCTATAAAATAAGCTATTGGCACTTAAACCAAGATACCAAACTCCAGGTATAACCACATCGAGAGTACTCGGCTTATCTACCATCCGTTGCAGCCATGCAGGTGACTGTTGTTTCGGAACGGGGCTTACATCGGGAGCTACCTGCTCTCTACGTTCGGGAAAGCGAATGCGTTCGGGCACTTTAATTTTTCCTTCTTGGCGCATCCGCAAGCGGTCCATCAATACAGCATCATAAGCTGCTTCAATCATTTCAAGACGCTGACTATCACCACTATACTGTTCAACTAGGCGATCGCGTGTATCTTGAATTTCTTCAAAGCTAGCATCTTCTGATACCCCAAGTTTTTCATAGGGATTTTGGTCGCTCATGGGAGTTAATTACTTTAGGCTCAATCGGCAGCAGTTTGTTAATCAAGACTATTTTATGATTTATTTTGCTAGAAACCAATATTATCGCAGTTTATTTTAAAAGTCTTACCTAGATATAACTATAATACTTGCTGCGATCAACGCAAGTAATTCTCACTAATAGTAACTTTAACATATCGCTATAACTCCGTGTATCCCCTCATGCCGTTGAGCAATTAGGGCTTTACTCTAGAATTTGAGATAAAAACACAAAAAGTAAACATCTTTTATGAAAAAATTAAAATTTGTGTTTTATTTAAAGCAACGAATTTTCTCTAGAGAAAATTTGTTGCCGTAAACCCATTCTTCTTTTTGTGCCGTTTAATCACATATAGATTTAAAATTGATAGCGTTTAAGTTTTTTGTAACTTGAAGTAACCAGTTTTCTAGTTTAATCTTCAAGTAACGAACTTGGATGCAGGAATATCTATAATTATTAGATATTACCGCAAGGGAAGAGGAGCATTGCTGCTTCATACTCAGGGTTGCATAAAAGATAAAATTTTTGTTCTTTAAGCCGCGACTCCATTTAAGATATACGCCAGTATGTTTAATGGAAAAACCGGTTGAGAGAGCTTTAGCATTGTAGATTATTTTTGCCCAAATGCGGATATTCGCGCCTTAAGGGCGCTAGCCGTTTGTAAATCCTATGAATTTTTTTGCAAAGTGATGGTCATGGCTCCCACTGCCAAGATTCTTGTAGTTGACGACGATCCTGCCGTTAGAAATTTAATTCAACGTTTCTTGATGAAGCAGAGCTATCAAGTGGAAGCTGCCGAAGATGGCAAAACTGCTTTAGCTCTATTCGAGCAATTTAACCCAGATTTGGTAATTTTAGACGTTAATTTACCAGATGTAATAGGGTTTAACCTTTGCCAAGAAATGCAGAGTCGTAACGGTGTTTTTGTTTTAATGCTGACTAGTCGTGCGGACGAAGCCGATAAAATTCGCGGCTTTTCCAAAGGTGCTGACGATTACCTCACTAAGCCTTTTGGTTTAGGGGAGTTAGAAGTCAGAGTCGCAGCCATTCTGCGCCGTCAGCGCGTTGTTACCACAGCGGAACAAAAGCGCTTGGTTTTTGAAAAATTGATGATAGATCCCGTCCGAAGAGAAGTGTCGCTCAATAATCTGCCAGTTCCCCTGACTGCATTGGAATTTGACTTACTGCATTTCCTAGCCAGCCACCCTGGTAGAGTGTGGCGACGCGCCGAACTAATTCAAGAGGTATGGGATTATGAATATGTAGGCGACCAAAGGGTTGTAGACGTACATATAGGTCAAATTCGTAAAAAGATTGAAGCTGATGCTGCTCAGCCTGCTTTAATTCAAACGGTACGTGGTGTTGGCTATAAGTTTGAATGTCCAGCTCCAGCCCAACAACCTGAGAAAGTATAGTATAACGGGAGGTTAAACCTCCTTTTACGTATTCTCAGATTACTGTTTGCCGCTTAGTTCTTAAATTTTGACATTGTTACTTCAATGTTAAAGATAGATAAAGCAGTAAGTCATCCACTCAATTTTTCTGATTCAAAATATCATTTATGTGTCAGGATATCTTTACAATATCTAAATCGTTTTTATAAAAAGCGAGATATTAGACCCAAATATTAAGCTTGTTAGTTGTCTATTAACTGAGTTTTATCATTTTTTGAATAGAAAGTAATCAACAATGTGACTTATAACAATTGAATTCTTTATAAGAAGGAGATTCGTTTAATTTTAGCATTTTACTTAATTAGCAAACCCGGCTTAAAAAAGACCGGGTTTTTTGCTATCACGAATAGGGAATTAATGCTAAATCAAGATTCTAGATAATGTTTTCGTAGGTTTTATCTAGACATGTCACAAATAACCAAATCATTTCCATAGACTCGCTTCCTAATACTCCCACCTTATCAAAGGTATATCTTTAGTGACAATTATTTCGCTTACTTATGCTCATAAGATTCTCAATCAAAGTGGGAGATTACGATGGCTTTTACTGCTCAATCCTTTCTGCTAGCAGTGGTGAAACAATGTTTCTAAATAGACACGAGCAGCTCGGCGATCGCTATCACCATTTTGAAGAAGGAACAAAGATAGAGCAGCAGTTAGCACTCGATCTTGATCCCAGTCTGGATGGGTTTCTAAGTAATTCTTCAAAGATTCGTGAAGTATTTCGGGAACTACTGCATATAGGCTTACTGTGGCGTTCATAATTCTTCTCCTGAAAATCGGGCTATTAAGGCAAATACGGACAGACCTAGACCTTTACGGTAGACACAGTGGGAAATAAAGCTTACTTCTGTCAAGCGTAAAGACATCAGCGAACTGCAATATTACATGAATTTCTGGGTTGACGAAAAAAATCTTGTCGCATTATTTTGCGCTAAAGAGGGGTAGGTTTGTCAATGATGCGAAATGTTACAAGGTCAAGTATAAAAGTTTAATACTCACGTAATAATAGGGTTTAGCAATGATTATTGTAACAAAAATTTACAATAACTAAGTCCTTTCAATCCTGAATTATATCGAATTGAAATCCCCAGCCATATATTCCAAAGCTTATTTCAACGTAAAATACTTGTGGAAAACTCCTCAACAGCCTGTGGAAATCCTGTGGAATCGGTGAGGAAAATCTGAGTTAATGATAAGAATTACAAAAATACTTTTTAGGGTTTGCTGTTTTGCGAATGAAATCCTTTCTCCGTAAGCATTTACCAACTATCGATACTCAGATTTGGATTTTAGCAATCGGTAGATTGTTAAGCGAAGTGGGTACGGGTTTTACTTTGTTTTATGCCCCCATTTTCTTTGTCAATCAAATTGGTTTATCAGCAACTACTGTTGGTATAGCTTTAGCAAGTCATTCCATCTCAGGAGTTTTTGGAAGGATTTTGGGAGGTTCGTTAACTGATTCTCTGTGGGGTCGTCGTCGCACTTTATTGCTTTCAGCGGCAATTTCAGCGGTTGGCTCTTTAGTTTTAGCCGCAACTCATGATTTTGTCACTTTAGTTATCGGTAATTTAATAAATGGTTTGGGCGTTGGCTTGTATTGGCCTGCGACTGAAGCTGTTGTTGCCGATTTAACTAATAATGAAAATCGCCGCGAAGCATTTGCTATAACAAGATTTGCAGATAATATTGGTCTGGGTTTAGGAATAGTTTTAGCAGGAGTTTTGGTAACAAACACTGCTAATTATCGCTTACTATTTATTCTCGATGGATTGTCGTTTATTATCTTTTTTGCGGTTATTTACGTGGCAATCAAGCAGAACCGCAATCATACTAATGTAATTAAAAATTCAATCCTGCAACAATTAGCTTCTTGGATAGCAGCTTTAAAGGATAGTCGTTTACTGATATTTGTTGTAGTGAATATTATCTTTACGACCTATATCTCTCAATTACATAGCACCCTTCCACTTTATTTTAAGAATTTTATTCAAGTCGATGAAGTGCAAAAAGGATTTGTTGAAACAACTATCAGCGCACTTTTTACTTGGCACCTAATAGTGGCGATAATTACACAATTACCTATCGCACGCTTGATGAAACGCTTATCTCATTCTGTAGCCCTTAGCATTTCGGCTTGTTTATGGGCAATTGGTTTTATTTGTATTTGGGTAACATCTTTTTCGCTTTCTCATTCCATAGTTTGGGTAGCACTAGCATTGTGCTTCTTTGCCTTGGCTATAGTCTCTTATACTCCATCAGCCGCA comes from Rivularia sp. PCC 7116 and encodes:
- a CDS encoding HAD family hydrolase gives rise to the protein MIRIITDFDGPISDVSERYYQVYILCLEKNRHQNQQVRTLSKTEFWELKRSRIPEKQIGIMCGLEEKQAESFARLRKQTVHTQPYFEFDTLAKDAVEALSKAQQAGIDLAVMTMRRVRELEYALEKFKLYDYFPANRRYCLNNDYVKTRDIDDKPLLMQRALKELSLVENTWMIGDTEADITAAKRYGVKSIAVECGIRDRAQLEAYSPDMFMKNLIEAVDFILRN
- a CDS encoding MFS transporter, encoding MKSFLRKHLPTIDTQIWILAIGRLLSEVGTGFTLFYAPIFFVNQIGLSATTVGIALASHSISGVFGRILGGSLTDSLWGRRRTLLLSAAISAVGSLVLAATHDFVTLVIGNLINGLGVGLYWPATEAVVADLTNNENRREAFAITRFADNIGLGLGIVLAGVLVTNTANYRLLFILDGLSFIIFFAVIYVAIKQNRNHTNVIKNSILQQLASWIAALKDSRLLIFVVVNIIFTTYISQLHSTLPLYFKNFIQVDEVQKGFVETTISALFTWHLIVAIITQLPIARLMKRLSHSVALSISACLWAIGFICIWVTSFSLSHSIVWVALALCFFALAIVSYTPSAAALVSEIAPIDKRGIYFSINSLCWAAGYLIGPPLGGWVLDQSQFAINNFWLSLSVSVVFTMIILRYLHRLLSHL
- the hppD gene encoding 4-hydroxyphenylpyruvate dioxygenase: MRIAYVHFYVEDAKTWCDWFVHHLNFRRLDADALRRCFPVSVNTDSHTSTEVVTSGVVSFVLSSAISSISPVAKYLSQHPPGVVDVAFEVDNLPAIIAKAKAHGIKFIKPTVPQYTKDKAYTNQIKLMAWGGLTHTLVQKQFIQNAVEDYSSNAFIQAIDHIVLNVPIGNLQPAVAWYQNILGFREQQKFNIQTEYSALHSQVMVSHDGSVQLPINEPATANSQIQEFLSANQGAGIQHIALQTSDMISNITKFRSRGVAFLPISQNYYSNLQKRTNLPLKPNELVKIAKQEILVDWKEDSPNALLLQIFTKPIFPQPTFFFEFIERRQCARGFGEGNFRALFEAMELEQIKRGSL
- a CDS encoding response regulator transcription factor gives rise to the protein MAPTAKILVVDDDPAVRNLIQRFLMKQSYQVEAAEDGKTALALFEQFNPDLVILDVNLPDVIGFNLCQEMQSRNGVFVLMLTSRADEADKIRGFSKGADDYLTKPFGLGELEVRVAAILRRQRVVTTAEQKRLVFEKLMIDPVRREVSLNNLPVPLTALEFDLLHFLASHPGRVWRRAELIQEVWDYEYVGDQRVVDVHIGQIRKKIEADAAQPALIQTVRGVGYKFECPAPAQQPEKV
- a CDS encoding CPP1-like family protein translates to MSDQNPYEKLGVSEDASFEEIQDTRDRLVEQYSGDSQRLEMIEAAYDAVLMDRLRMRQEGKIKVPERIRFPERREQVAPDVSPVPKQQSPAWLQRMVDKPSTLDVVIPGVWYLGLSANSLFYRSGGDQVLQLMLVLGVGVSIYFLNRKESRFGRAALLTLVGLIVGLIVGGLIASPLVQQLQSANFTTNQFATVVTFVLLWLICSFLK
- a CDS encoding DUF2811 domain-containing protein encodes the protein MNATVSLYAVVPEILHESLKNYLETHPDWDQDRVLTAALSLFLLQNGDSDRRAARVYLETLFHHC